Proteins from a genomic interval of Amycolatopsis sp. cg13:
- a CDS encoding SDR family NAD(P)-dependent oxidoreductase, translating into MNVLVTGASRGIGRAIAVAFATRGDRIAVHCGSNREAARETLEALPGSGHVLVSGDLGNPDAAQWIADVAEEQLGGVDVLVNNAAVGTTPATRTPIGEMSYPDWQEAWRRTLDVNLLGAANVSFHVARHLMARGVPGRIVNIGSRGAFRGEPEYLAYGASKAALHSFGQSLAVQLAPHGISVTSVAPGFTATERVADRVTDQVREQSPFGRVAEPEEIAEAVVFLASSETPWASGSILDMNGASHLR; encoded by the coding sequence ATGAACGTCCTCGTCACCGGAGCCTCGCGCGGGATCGGCCGCGCCATCGCCGTCGCCTTCGCCACCAGGGGCGACCGGATCGCTGTCCACTGTGGATCCAACCGGGAGGCCGCGCGCGAGACGCTCGAGGCGCTGCCCGGTTCCGGGCACGTGCTCGTGTCCGGCGACCTCGGGAATCCCGATGCCGCGCAGTGGATCGCCGACGTGGCCGAGGAACAACTCGGCGGCGTCGACGTGCTGGTCAACAACGCCGCGGTCGGGACTACTCCGGCCACCCGGACGCCGATCGGCGAGATGTCCTATCCGGACTGGCAGGAGGCGTGGCGGCGCACGCTGGACGTCAACCTCCTCGGCGCGGCCAACGTTTCCTTCCACGTCGCCCGGCACCTCATGGCTCGCGGCGTGCCAGGACGGATCGTGAACATCGGGTCGCGCGGGGCGTTCCGGGGCGAGCCCGAATACCTCGCGTACGGCGCGAGCAAGGCCGCGCTGCATTCGTTCGGCCAATCGCTCGCGGTTCAGTTGGCTCCGCACGGCATTTCGGTCACCTCGGTGGCTCCGGGCTTCACCGCGACCGAGCGAGTCGCGGACCGGGTCACCGACCAGGTGCGGGAGCAGAGTCCGTTCGGCCGGGTGGCCGAACCGGAGGAAATCGCCGAAGCGGTGGTGTTCCTGGCGTCGTCGGAGACGCCCTGGGCGTCCGGCTCCATCCTGGACATGAACGGAGCCTCACACCTGCGCTGA
- a CDS encoding LCP family protein, producing the protein MRIAGKVIAGTLSMAVFAGTAYGFSTLSALDDITRSDVIGGGGSVDEGQKHADGALDILLVGRDARKGPDGTPLPQSVLDELRAGANGDDLTDTLIVLRIPDGQQEVKAFSIPRDSYVSMPGGKGKINAAFGRGKAAEASKLRAAGETDKDKIEQDSMTAARKSTRQAVEDLTGVTIDHYAEVNLLSFSEISKAVGGVEVCLKKATKDENSGADFPAGKQRLSGGAALAFVRQRDNLPGTDFGRMRRQQVFLASMAHEVLSAGTLADPGKLSDLIDAVKRSVVLDQSWNILDFVSKMRGVSGGGIQFTTIPVVNQDYRYDKSHPTATAVQVDPAQVKAFASGLIGAAPPAAPPGAPKAAVEISNAGGASGLAARVADVLKGKGFAATADGNAPSQRTSIVRYPAALAAEGAEVAKELGGLSTKESADVPAGHIQVVLGKVYSGPGVSDGGSAAGVPAKADQPQPVTSDGDNCID; encoded by the coding sequence GTGCGGATCGCAGGAAAAGTTATCGCCGGCACGCTGTCGATGGCGGTGTTCGCCGGCACGGCTTACGGGTTTTCGACCCTGAGCGCGCTCGACGACATCACGCGCAGCGACGTCATCGGCGGCGGCGGATCGGTGGACGAAGGCCAAAAGCACGCCGACGGGGCGCTGGACATCCTGTTGGTCGGCCGGGACGCGCGCAAGGGCCCGGACGGGACCCCGCTGCCGCAGAGCGTCCTGGACGAACTGCGCGCGGGCGCGAACGGCGACGACCTCACCGACACGTTGATCGTGCTGCGGATCCCGGACGGGCAGCAGGAGGTCAAGGCGTTCTCCATCCCGCGCGACTCGTACGTCTCCATGCCCGGCGGAAAAGGCAAGATCAACGCCGCGTTCGGCCGCGGCAAGGCGGCCGAGGCCTCGAAACTGCGCGCGGCCGGGGAAACCGACAAGGACAAGATCGAGCAGGACTCGATGACCGCGGCGCGCAAGTCGACGCGGCAGGCGGTCGAGGATCTCACCGGCGTCACCATCGACCACTACGCCGAGGTCAACCTGCTGAGCTTTTCCGAGATCAGCAAGGCCGTCGGCGGAGTCGAGGTGTGCCTGAAGAAGGCCACCAAGGACGAGAACTCGGGCGCGGACTTCCCGGCGGGCAAACAGCGGCTTTCCGGCGGTGCCGCGCTCGCTTTCGTACGGCAGCGCGACAATCTGCCCGGCACCGACTTCGGCCGGATGCGGCGGCAGCAGGTGTTCCTCGCTTCGATGGCGCACGAGGTGCTTTCGGCCGGGACGCTCGCCGATCCGGGCAAGCTGAGCGATCTCATCGACGCGGTGAAGCGGTCGGTGGTGCTGGACCAGTCGTGGAACATCCTGGACTTCGTCAGCAAGATGCGCGGGGTGTCCGGCGGCGGCATCCAGTTCACGACGATCCCGGTGGTGAACCAGGACTACCGGTACGACAAATCCCATCCGACGGCGACTGCGGTGCAGGTGGATCCGGCGCAGGTGAAAGCGTTTGCGTCCGGGCTGATCGGCGCGGCGCCGCCCGCCGCCCCGCCGGGTGCGCCGAAGGCGGCGGTGGAGATTTCCAACGCCGGTGGCGCTTCGGGCCTCGCGGCGCGGGTCGCGGATGTGCTGAAGGGCAAGGGATTCGCCGCCACCGCCGACGGAAACGCGCCGTCGCAGCGGACGTCGATCGTGCGCTACCCGGCCGCGCTCGCCGCCGAGGGCGCGGAGGTGGCGAAGGAACTGGGCGGACTGTCCACTAAGGAATCGGCGGACGTTCCGGCGGGGCACATCCAGGTGGTGCTCGGGAAGGTCTACTCAGGACCGGGGGTGTCGGACGGCGGGTCCGCGGCTGGGGTGCCGGCGAAGGCCGACCAGCCGCAGCCCGTCACGTCAGACGGTGACAACTGCATCGACTGA
- a CDS encoding FdhF/YdeP family oxidoreductase has translation MTREAPTGDVDEARLEVGKPKGWAAGIPGVAVSLARGVEQMGPVRTARTLRLLNQRDGFDCPGCAWPEPRQVDGEKRKFAEFCENGAKAVAEEATKRRVGREFFAAHPVSELNERTDYWLGQQGRLTEPMVLREGASHYEPISWDEAFGVIAEELKGLASPDEAIFYTSGRTSNEAAFVYQLLVRAYGTNNLPDCSNMCHESSGAALSATTGIGKGSVSLADIHQADLIVVVGQNPGTNHPRMLSALEQAKGNGAKVVAVNPLPEAGLMRFKNPQNVRGVVGKGTPLADEFAQIRLGGDLALFQAVGHLLLQWEDAAPGSIVDREFVEKSTHGFEDWAKQLREIDWPETEKATGLAREQIEHIARMIATSERTIYCWAMGLTQHKHAVPTIAEVVNLALVRGMIGKPGAGLCPVRGHSNVQGDRTMGVWEKMPEPFMDALDREFGIAVPRKHGWDTVDSIRAMLDGRGKVFFAMGGNFASATPDSDRTADALRACSLTVHVSTKLNRSHVVPGRTALILPTLGRTERDEQESGRQFVTVEDSMSQVHASRGRLAPASDELLSEVAIVCRLAEKLLGPDHSVPWRSFEKNYDLIRDRIAAVVPGCHDYNQRVREPDGFVLPHAPRDSREFTGTATGKGTFTVSELEYPEVPEGRLLLQTLRSHDQYNTTIYGLSDRYRGIEDGRRVVFVHPDDLAALGVADGEIVDLVSEWRDGDRRAPSFRAVAYPTARGCAAAYFPEANALVPLDSVAEKSNTPVSKAVVIRLEPHHHV, from the coding sequence ATGACTCGCGAAGCTCCGACTGGTGACGTGGACGAAGCCCGCCTCGAAGTGGGCAAGCCGAAAGGCTGGGCGGCCGGAATCCCGGGAGTCGCGGTTTCGCTCGCGCGCGGGGTGGAGCAGATGGGCCCGGTCCGCACCGCACGCACGCTGCGGCTGCTGAACCAGCGGGACGGCTTCGACTGCCCCGGCTGCGCGTGGCCCGAGCCGCGGCAGGTCGACGGCGAGAAGCGGAAGTTCGCGGAGTTCTGCGAAAACGGCGCGAAGGCGGTCGCCGAGGAGGCAACGAAACGCCGCGTCGGCCGTGAGTTCTTCGCCGCGCATCCGGTGTCCGAGCTGAACGAGCGCACCGACTACTGGCTCGGCCAGCAGGGCCGGCTCACCGAGCCGATGGTGCTGCGCGAAGGCGCCTCGCACTACGAGCCGATCTCGTGGGACGAGGCGTTCGGCGTGATCGCCGAGGAACTGAAGGGCTTGGCGAGCCCGGACGAGGCGATCTTCTACACCTCCGGCCGCACCAGCAACGAGGCCGCGTTCGTGTACCAGCTGCTGGTGCGCGCGTACGGCACGAACAACCTGCCGGACTGCTCGAACATGTGCCACGAATCGTCCGGCGCTGCGCTGTCGGCGACCACCGGCATCGGCAAGGGTTCGGTGTCGCTGGCCGACATCCACCAGGCCGACCTGATCGTGGTCGTCGGGCAGAACCCGGGCACGAACCACCCGCGGATGCTGTCCGCGCTGGAGCAGGCGAAGGGCAACGGCGCGAAGGTCGTCGCGGTCAACCCGCTGCCCGAGGCCGGGCTGATGCGGTTCAAGAACCCGCAGAACGTGCGCGGCGTGGTCGGCAAGGGCACGCCGCTGGCCGACGAGTTCGCGCAGATCCGGCTCGGCGGCGACCTCGCGCTGTTCCAGGCGGTCGGGCATCTGCTGCTGCAGTGGGAGGACGCCGCGCCGGGGTCCATTGTGGACCGCGAGTTCGTCGAGAAGTCCACGCACGGCTTCGAGGACTGGGCCAAGCAGCTGCGCGAGATCGACTGGCCGGAGACCGAGAAGGCGACCGGTCTGGCTCGCGAGCAGATCGAGCACATCGCGCGGATGATCGCGACGTCCGAGCGCACGATCTACTGCTGGGCGATGGGGCTGACCCAGCACAAGCACGCCGTGCCGACGATCGCCGAGGTCGTGAACCTGGCGCTGGTGCGCGGGATGATCGGCAAGCCGGGCGCGGGCCTGTGCCCGGTGCGCGGCCACTCGAACGTGCAAGGCGACCGCACCATGGGCGTGTGGGAGAAGATGCCCGAGCCGTTCATGGACGCGCTCGACCGGGAGTTCGGCATCGCCGTGCCGCGCAAGCACGGCTGGGACACTGTCGACTCGATTCGCGCGATGCTCGACGGCCGCGGCAAGGTGTTCTTCGCGATGGGCGGCAATTTCGCCTCCGCCACCCCGGATTCGGACCGGACCGCGGACGCGCTGCGGGCGTGCTCGCTGACCGTGCACGTGTCGACGAAACTCAACCGCTCGCACGTCGTCCCCGGCCGCACCGCGCTGATCCTGCCGACGCTCGGCCGCACCGAGCGGGACGAACAGGAATCCGGACGGCAGTTCGTGACCGTCGAAGACTCGATGTCGCAGGTGCACGCCTCGCGCGGCCGGCTGGCTCCGGCGAGCGACGAGCTGCTGTCCGAGGTCGCCATCGTGTGCCGCTTGGCGGAGAAGCTGCTCGGTCCCGACCACTCGGTGCCGTGGCGGTCGTTCGAGAAGAACTACGACCTGATCCGCGACCGCATCGCCGCCGTGGTGCCGGGCTGCCACGACTACAACCAGCGCGTCCGCGAACCGGACGGTTTCGTCCTGCCGCACGCACCGCGCGACTCGCGGGAGTTCACCGGCACGGCTACCGGCAAGGGCACGTTCACGGTGTCGGAGCTGGAGTACCCGGAAGTTCCCGAGGGCCGGTTGCTGCTGCAGACGCTGCGCAGCCACGACCAGTACAACACCACGATTTACGGGCTGTCCGACCGGTATCGCGGCATCGAGGACGGCCGCCGGGTCGTGTTCGTGCACCCGGACGACCTTGCCGCGCTGGGAGTTGCGGACGGGGAGATCGTGGACCTGGTCTCGGAATGGCGGGACGGGGACCGGCGCGCGCCCAGCTTCCGGGCGGTCGCGTATCCGACGGCTCGCGGGTGCGCGGCGGCGTATTTCCCGGAGGCGAATGCGTTGGTGCCGCTGGATTCTGTGGCAGAGAAGTCGAATACGCCGGTGTCGAAGGCGGTCGTGATTCGGTTGGAGCCGCACCACCACGTGTGA
- a CDS encoding MFS transporter — protein MTPLVASAVLNPINSTLIAVALVPIGQAFGAGPGRTAWLISSLYLATAVGQPVVGLLVDRYGARRVLLGGAAVVMVAGIAGMIPISVEWLTGVRAVLGIGTCAGFPAAMAVLRRRADEIGEGVPARVLSVLAMSAQTVMVIGPTLGGVLIALFGWPAIFAVNLPLAGISLVLTLLWVPKDTPTEKPTERIDVAGIALFSAALLVLLCYLMAPGIGDLWLLAAAIVLGALFVRVELRARKPFIDLRMLAANGPVLRTYLRQALSFLAIYTIMFGYVQWLEEARGFAESAAGLLLLPMSGIAVGAAALSGRPTGVRLRLLLVGAALLAGSVALLFVNDGTALIWLLVLAALFGLAQGLTSVANQTTLYRETPAETMGTASGLFRTAQYLGAIVAATVIAQCYGGHADSGGLHRLAVVLIVTSGLLLIVTAADRALLRAERRERDRETAV, from the coding sequence GTGACCCCGCTGGTCGCGAGCGCCGTGCTGAATCCGATCAACTCCACGCTCATCGCCGTCGCGCTCGTCCCGATCGGGCAGGCCTTCGGCGCCGGACCGGGCCGCACGGCCTGGCTGATTTCCTCGTTGTACCTGGCCACGGCGGTCGGGCAGCCGGTCGTCGGGCTGCTGGTGGACCGCTACGGCGCGCGGCGCGTGCTGCTCGGCGGCGCGGCCGTGGTGATGGTGGCCGGGATCGCCGGGATGATTCCGATCTCGGTCGAATGGCTCACCGGTGTGCGAGCGGTGCTCGGCATCGGCACCTGCGCCGGGTTCCCGGCCGCGATGGCCGTGCTGCGGCGGCGCGCCGACGAGATCGGCGAGGGCGTGCCCGCGCGGGTGTTGTCCGTGCTGGCGATGTCCGCGCAGACGGTCATGGTGATCGGCCCGACGCTCGGCGGCGTGCTGATCGCGCTCTTCGGCTGGCCCGCGATCTTCGCGGTGAACCTGCCGCTGGCTGGGATTTCCCTCGTGCTGACCCTGTTGTGGGTGCCGAAGGACACTCCGACCGAGAAGCCGACTGAGCGGATCGACGTCGCTGGGATCGCACTGTTTTCCGCCGCCCTGCTGGTGTTGCTGTGCTACCTGATGGCTCCCGGCATCGGCGATCTGTGGCTGCTGGCCGCGGCGATCGTGCTCGGCGCGCTGTTCGTGCGGGTGGAACTGCGTGCCCGGAAGCCGTTCATCGACCTGCGGATGCTCGCCGCGAACGGTCCGGTCCTGCGCACGTATTTGCGGCAGGCACTGAGTTTCCTCGCGATCTACACGATCATGTTCGGCTACGTGCAGTGGCTCGAAGAGGCGCGCGGGTTCGCCGAATCCGCCGCCGGGCTGTTGCTCCTGCCTATGTCCGGGATCGCAGTGGGCGCGGCCGCGTTGTCCGGCCGACCGACTGGTGTCCGGCTGCGGCTGTTGCTCGTCGGTGCCGCACTCCTCGCGGGCTCCGTCGCGCTGCTGTTCGTGAACGACGGCACCGCGTTGATCTGGCTGCTCGTGCTCGCCGCGTTGTTCGGTCTGGCGCAAGGGCTCACCAGTGTCGCCAACCAGACGACTCTGTACCGCGAGACTCCGGCCGAGACGATGGGCACCGCGAGCGGGCTCTTCCGGACCGCGCAATACCTCGGCGCGATAGTCGCGGCCACGGTCATCGCGCAGTGCTATGGCGGGCACGCCGACTCCGGCGGGCTGCACCGGCTAGCCGTCGTGCTGATCGTGACCAGCGGGTTGCTGCTGATCGTGACCGCCGCGGACCGCGCGCTGCTGCGGGCCGAACGCCGGGAACGGGACCGCGAGACGGCAGTGTGA
- a CDS encoding MarR family winged helix-turn-helix transcriptional regulator translates to MSEHPSVPPQVAESAGWIRGVVGQLHRRLRQVDNAEILTPTQTAVLNRLHREGPGTQAELAAAEHVRQQSMAATLGVLDTLGYLNRTRDPADGRRVVISLSDLGAKTVIGIRQHRDEWLAAALADELTEDELETVRRALPLLQRIAQR, encoded by the coding sequence ATGTCCGAACACCCGTCCGTCCCGCCGCAGGTAGCCGAGTCCGCCGGCTGGATCCGCGGCGTCGTCGGCCAGCTGCATCGCCGGTTGCGGCAGGTCGACAACGCCGAGATCCTCACGCCGACCCAGACCGCCGTGCTCAACCGGCTGCATCGCGAGGGTCCCGGGACCCAGGCCGAGCTGGCCGCGGCGGAGCACGTCCGGCAGCAGTCCATGGCCGCGACACTCGGGGTGCTCGACACGCTCGGCTACCTGAACCGCACGCGCGACCCCGCCGACGGCAGGCGCGTCGTGATTTCGCTCTCCGATCTCGGCGCCAAGACCGTCATCGGGATCCGGCAGCACCGCGACGAATGGCTCGCAGCCGCGCTGGCCGACGAACTCACCGAGGACGAACTCGAAACGGTCCGGCGCGCGCTGCCCTTGCTGCAGCGGATCGCCCAGCGCTGA
- a CDS encoding valine--tRNA ligase, translating to MTENAPQQKTDLPGAWDPAAEEAPMYDRWVAAGYFTADASSEKPPFSIVLPPPNVTGSLHMGHALNHTLMDAMSRRRRMQGYEVLWLPGMDHAGIATQNVVERQLAGEGLSRHDLGREKFVERVWEWKAEYGGKILGQMKRLGDGVDWSRERFTMDENLSKAVQTVFKNFYDAGLIYRAERIINWCPRCQTALSDIEVDHNDDDGELVSIRYGDGDASIVVATTRAETMLGDTAVAVHPDDERYAHLVGTEIELPLTGRKIPVVADRHVDPEFGTGAVKVTPAHDPNDFEIGRRHDLPMLTVMNERAEVTVPGPFEGLDRFEARPAVVAALREQGRIVAEKRPYVHAVGHCSRCDTVVEPRLSLQWWVKVAELAQAAGDAVRDGRTKIHPAELEKRYFDWVDNMHDWTISRQLWWGHRIPVWYGPDGEVVCVGPDEQPPSGDGWKQDPDVLDTWFSSGLWPMSTLGWPSETADLAKFYPTSVLSTGYDILFFWVVRMMMFGVQQMDGRQPFDHVYLHGLIRDANGKKMSKSRGNVIDPLEWMDAYGADATRFTLARGANPGTDMALADEWAAGSRNFCTKLWNASKFAMMNGATVEGSLPDASELTESDRWILGRLASLVSEVDGLFEDFQFAKVANALYQFTWNELCDWYLELAKVQLYQGDSARVEATRKVLGHVLDTVLRLLHPFVPFVTEKLWTALTGGESLVIAEWPKAVEGYADSVADARIADVQKLITEIRRFRADQGLKPGQKVAARLAGEAFPAGHEAGIRSLVRLTEPEDGFSVSASLEVALAGGVVTVELDTSGTIDVAAERKRLEKDLGAARKELAQTEGKLGNEAFIAKAPEQVIEKIKVRRETAVADIGRIEARLAALPAS from the coding sequence GTGACCGAGAACGCTCCGCAGCAGAAAACCGACCTTCCGGGTGCCTGGGACCCGGCCGCCGAGGAAGCCCCGATGTACGACCGCTGGGTAGCGGCCGGGTACTTCACGGCTGACGCTTCGTCGGAGAAGCCGCCGTTCTCGATCGTACTGCCGCCGCCGAACGTCACCGGCAGCCTGCACATGGGCCACGCGCTCAACCACACCCTGATGGACGCGATGAGCCGCCGCCGCCGGATGCAGGGCTACGAGGTGCTCTGGCTGCCGGGCATGGACCACGCGGGCATCGCGACGCAGAACGTCGTCGAGCGCCAGCTGGCCGGCGAGGGCCTGTCGCGCCACGACCTGGGACGCGAGAAGTTCGTCGAGCGCGTCTGGGAGTGGAAGGCCGAGTACGGCGGCAAGATCCTCGGCCAGATGAAGCGGCTCGGCGACGGCGTCGACTGGTCCCGCGAGCGCTTCACCATGGACGAGAACCTGTCCAAGGCCGTCCAGACGGTGTTCAAGAACTTCTACGACGCCGGCCTGATCTACCGCGCCGAGCGGATCATCAACTGGTGCCCGCGCTGCCAGACGGCGCTGTCGGACATCGAGGTCGACCACAACGACGACGACGGCGAACTCGTGTCGATCCGCTACGGCGACGGCGACGCCTCGATCGTCGTGGCCACCACGCGCGCCGAGACGATGCTGGGCGACACCGCGGTGGCCGTGCACCCGGACGACGAGCGCTACGCGCACCTGGTCGGCACCGAGATCGAGCTGCCGCTGACCGGCCGGAAGATCCCGGTGGTCGCGGACCGGCACGTCGACCCGGAGTTCGGCACCGGCGCGGTCAAGGTGACCCCGGCGCACGACCCGAACGACTTCGAGATCGGCCGCCGCCACGACCTGCCGATGCTGACCGTCATGAACGAGCGCGCCGAGGTCACCGTGCCCGGTCCGTTCGAGGGCCTCGACCGGTTCGAGGCGCGGCCCGCGGTGGTCGCCGCGTTGCGCGAGCAGGGCCGGATCGTCGCGGAGAAACGGCCGTACGTGCACGCGGTCGGGCACTGCTCCCGCTGCGACACGGTCGTCGAGCCGCGGCTGTCGCTGCAGTGGTGGGTCAAGGTCGCGGAGCTGGCGCAGGCCGCTGGCGACGCGGTGCGCGACGGGCGTACCAAGATCCACCCGGCGGAGCTGGAGAAGCGCTACTTCGACTGGGTCGACAACATGCACGACTGGACGATTTCCCGCCAGTTGTGGTGGGGGCACCGGATCCCGGTCTGGTACGGGCCGGACGGCGAGGTCGTGTGCGTGGGTCCGGACGAGCAGCCTCCCTCTGGCGACGGGTGGAAGCAGGACCCGGATGTGCTCGACACGTGGTTCTCGTCGGGGCTGTGGCCGATGTCGACGCTGGGCTGGCCGTCGGAGACCGCGGATCTGGCCAAGTTCTATCCGACCAGCGTGTTGTCCACTGGGTACGACATTCTGTTCTTCTGGGTTGTCCGGATGATGATGTTCGGCGTGCAGCAGATGGACGGGCGGCAGCCGTTCGACCATGTTTATCTGCACGGGCTGATTCGCGATGCTAACGGCAAGAAGATGTCCAAGTCGCGCGGGAATGTCATTGATCCGCTGGAGTGGATGGACGCTTACGGGGCGGACGCCACTCGGTTCACTCTTGCTCGCGGGGCCAATCCGGGGACGGATATGGCGTTGGCCGACGAGTGGGCCGCTGGGTCGCGGAATTTCTGCACGAAGCTGTGGAATGCCAGCAAGTTCGCGATGATGAACGGGGCGACCGTTGAGGGGTCGTTGCCGGATGCTTCGGAGTTGACCGAGTCGGATCGGTGGATTCTCGGGCGGCTCGCGTCGCTGGTGTCCGAAGTGGACGGGTTGTTCGAGGACTTCCAGTTCGCCAAGGTCGCCAATGCGTTGTACCAGTTCACGTGGAACGAGTTGTGCGACTGGTATTTGGAACTGGCCAAGGTCCAGTTGTACCAAGGGGATTCCGCGCGGGTTGAGGCTACGCGGAAGGTGCTTGGGCATGTGCTGGACACTGTGCTGCGGTTGCTGCACCCGTTTGTGCCGTTTGTGACGGAGAAGCTGTGGACTGCGTTGACTGGTGGCGAGTCGTTGGTGATCGCCGAGTGGCCGAAGGCGGTTGAGGGGTATGCGGATTCGGTCGCGGACGCTCGGATTGCTGATGTGCAGAAGCTGATTACCGAGATTCGGCGGTTCCGGGCTGATCAGGGGTTGAAGCCTGGGCAGAAGGTTGCTGCTCGGTTGGCTGGGGAGGCGTTCCCGGCTGGGCACGAGGCTGGGATTCGGTCGTTGGTGCGGCTTACTGAGCCTGAGGATGGGTTCTCGGTCAGTGCTTCGTTGGAGGTCGCGCTGGCTGGTGGCGTGGTGACGGTGGAGTTGGATACTTCCGGGACCATTGACGTTGCTGCTGAGCGGAAGCGGTTGGAGAAGGATCTCGGGGCTGCGCGGAAGGAATTGGCGCAGACTGAGGGGAAGCTTGGGAATGAGGCGTTTATTGCTAAGGCGCCGGAGCAGGTGATTGAGAAGATCAAGGTGCGGCGGGAGACTGCTGTTGCCGATATCGGGCGGATTGAGGCTCGGTTGGCTGCGTTGCCTGCGTCCTGA
- a CDS encoding SGNH/GDSL hydrolase family protein, which produces MRIIRIALAAIAAAALLLSTAAAASAAPRHYRHYVALGDSYTSGPLIPLPRLDPFGCFRSTSNYPSMVADSLDVDRFTDVSCGGANTSHMTAPQSVPLGQNPPQFSALRSDTDLVTVGIGGNDSGLFGKLVDTCPTLRDSDPTGNPCQRHFTVDGVDTIKALLPKTQAAIQQVLAGIHARSPHAKVLAIGYPRIAPAEGYCPDVLPFANGDYAWLSSVEEALNAAVSNAVEADGQSSYVDTYTPSFGHDACKPQGVAWINGKDLNLLAAAPYHPLYAGMEGEAKVIRQQLR; this is translated from the coding sequence ATGCGCATCATCCGAATCGCGCTGGCCGCAATCGCGGCGGCCGCACTGCTTCTGTCGACGGCGGCGGCCGCGAGCGCCGCGCCCCGGCATTACCGCCATTACGTCGCCCTAGGCGACTCCTACACGTCGGGGCCGCTCATCCCACTGCCCCGACTGGATCCGTTCGGCTGCTTCCGCTCGACGTCCAACTACCCGTCAATGGTGGCGGACTCCCTGGACGTGGACCGCTTCACCGACGTCAGCTGCGGCGGCGCGAACACCTCGCACATGACCGCCCCGCAAAGCGTGCCGCTAGGCCAGAACCCTCCGCAGTTCTCCGCACTGCGCTCCGACACCGATCTGGTGACAGTCGGCATCGGCGGCAACGATTCGGGCCTGTTCGGCAAGCTAGTCGACACTTGCCCGACCCTGCGCGATTCGGACCCGACCGGAAACCCGTGCCAACGCCACTTCACCGTCGACGGCGTGGACACGATCAAGGCGCTGCTCCCCAAAACGCAAGCAGCCATCCAGCAGGTCCTGGCCGGAATCCACGCCCGCTCCCCGCACGCCAAGGTGCTGGCCATCGGCTACCCCCGCATCGCCCCCGCAGAAGGCTACTGCCCAGACGTCCTGCCCTTCGCGAACGGCGACTACGCCTGGCTCTCGAGCGTCGAAGAAGCCCTGAACGCCGCCGTAAGCAACGCAGTAGAAGCAGACGGCCAATCGTCCTATGTGGACACCTACACCCCGTCCTTCGGCCACGACGCCTGCAAACCCCAAGGCGTAGCTTGGATCAACGGCAAAGACCTGAACCTGCTGGCCGCAGCCCCCTACCACCCCCTTTACGCCGGAATGGAAGGCGAAGCAAAAGTAATCCGCCAACAACTCCGCTAA
- a CDS encoding class I SAM-dependent methyltransferase: MPFDHNHHYHPALLRLLPPGPGRALDVGCGDGRFARKLAAAGMTVEGIDTSAEMITRATAAGSPGPGTVEYRRADVTTDPLDLGSYAFISCLASLHHVPFETVTRLRDALAPGGVLAALGCARPSRPSDFAREFVAAPANALARLIVFAGDRLNGGPDPVAKAPVHMKFPPLNDVRRDAARLLPGSTVRPLVFWRYLLTWRKPTDHPAAG; encoded by the coding sequence ATGCCCTTCGACCACAACCATCACTATCACCCGGCACTGCTCCGGCTCCTGCCGCCAGGCCCCGGCCGGGCCCTGGACGTCGGCTGCGGCGACGGCCGATTCGCGCGCAAACTGGCCGCCGCCGGAATGACCGTCGAAGGCATCGACACCTCGGCCGAAATGATCACGCGCGCCACCGCCGCCGGTTCGCCAGGACCAGGCACTGTCGAGTACCGCCGCGCAGACGTGACCACCGATCCCTTGGACCTTGGGTCCTACGCCTTCATCTCCTGCCTGGCGTCCCTGCACCATGTCCCGTTCGAAACCGTCACGAGACTCCGCGACGCCCTCGCCCCCGGCGGCGTGCTCGCAGCACTCGGCTGCGCCCGCCCCAGCCGCCCGAGCGACTTCGCCCGCGAGTTCGTCGCCGCCCCCGCGAACGCCCTGGCCAGGCTGATCGTCTTCGCCGGAGACCGCCTCAATGGCGGCCCGGACCCCGTCGCCAAAGCCCCCGTGCACATGAAATTCCCGCCGCTGAACGACGTCCGCCGAGACGCCGCCCGCCTGCTCCCCGGCAGCACCGTCCGCCCGCTGGTCTTCTGGCGGTACCTGCTGACCTGGCGGAAACCCACAGATCACCCCGCAGCCGGGTGA